GACGGGAAGTAAACGGCGGCCTCTCCCCCGATCTCCCGGAAGATGGGGATGTCGCTGACCACGATCGGTGTGCCGTGCGCCATCGCCTCGACCAGCGGGATGCCGAATCCTTCGTCCCGGGACGCGGTGACCAGGGCGAACGCGGCCGCGAGCAGCGCGTCATACGCGTCATCCGTCGCCCCGTTGTGGAACACCAGCGCGCCCTCCGGCGCCAGCGCCGCCAGTCTGGCCTGGTCGGCCTCCGCCGGGCGGCTCATCAGGTGCAGCCGGTACCCGGGCAGGTGCTGCAACGCGCTCGCCAGCGTCTCCACGTTCTTGTACGGCATGAACGAGCCCATGTAGACCAGGTCGCGGGTCGCCGGTTGCGTGCGGTGCACGGCCGGCCGGTGGTCGGCGGCGTTGTGGACCACGGCGATCTCCCGCTTGGTCAGCCGGTGCCGCAGCATCAGGTCACGGGTGGTCTGCGACACGGTCGCCACCGCGTCTGCCCGGTTCAGCAGCATCCGCTCCGGCCACCAGGCCAGGTGGTACAGCCGCCAGAGCAACCGGATCGCCCAGGGCAGGTTGCGCGGCGGGGTCGGATGCGCGAAATAGATCAGGTCGTGCAGCGTGGAGACCAGCTTGTAGCGGCGCCCGAAGGTGCCCATGGTCTGCATCGGGGTGAACACGATGTCGGGGTTCAGCGCGTTCACCTGGCGGGCGACGAACGGCTCCCGCCAGCTGGTGGGCGCCGAGATCAGCTGCCACGGCAGGTCGGGCAGCATGGTCAGCTGCCGCTTGTCGGAGATCAGCATGGTCACCGGATGCCGCTTCGCCAGGGCGGTCACGATGCCCGCCGTGTACCGGCTGATGCCGTCATGGCGGCCGATGCGGGTGTAGCGGCAGTCGACGACAAGTTTCACGAGCGATCCGCCGTTTCGGTGAGGAATGCCTCGATCGCCTGGGCGGCGGGCTTCGGCGTTTCGTAGTGGATCAGGTGTCCGACATCCGGAATCACGATCAGCCGGGCATCGGGGAACAGCGCCTGCAGGCGGCGCTCGGCGGCGACCGAGGTGATCTGGTCTTCGGCGGCGGCGATCAGCAGGGTGGGAACGGTAATCGACGGCGCGAAGTGGCTGACATCGGAGCTGACCGACGCCCTGAACGCCTCCAGCACCACGCGGCGGTCGGAGAACACGCTGAAATACCGGTCGTGCTGGTCGTGGATCCAGCGGCGCAGCCGCGGGTCGCGAGTCTTCGCCATCGCGACGCTCATCACCCGCACGATCACCCGATTGCGCAGCAGGGCGAAGCCGGCCCGCTCCGGCAGGGCGGCGGCCAACCAGTAATAGAACACGGCAAGGCGGGTGAGGATGCCGCTGGGACCTGCCAGCGCGGGGGCGGCGATCGGGTTCACCAGCACC
This Salinibacterium sp. ZJ450 DNA region includes the following protein-coding sequences:
- a CDS encoding alpha/beta fold hydrolase, giving the protein MSVESPYARDLRAVPVKALSVDVLGSTTRYWEYGAVTADAPQTDTILTTDTTDVATTIVLVHGFRGDHHGLEPVIAELGGAVRIIAPDLPGFGASDRLLGRDHSVAGYGDWLAAFIDALDLQDAVVLGHSFGSIVVSEAVAAGLPVKRLVLVNPIAAPALAGPSGILTRLAVFYYWLAAALPERAGFALLRNRVIVRVMSVAMAKTRDPRLRRWIHDQHDRYFSVFSDRRVVLEAFRASVSSDVSHFAPSITVPTLLIAAAEDQITSVAAERRLQALFPDARLIVIPDVGHLIHYETPKPAAQAIEAFLTETADRS
- a CDS encoding glycosyltransferase family 1 protein, producing MKLVVDCRYTRIGRHDGISRYTAGIVTALAKRHPVTMLISDKRQLTMLPDLPWQLISAPTSWREPFVARQVNALNPDIVFTPMQTMGTFGRRYKLVSTLHDLIYFAHPTPPRNLPWAIRLLWRLYHLAWWPERMLLNRADAVATVSQTTRDLMLRHRLTKREIAVVHNAADHRPAVHRTQPATRDLVYMGSFMPYKNVETLASALQHLPGYRLHLMSRPAEADQARLAALAPEGALVFHNGATDDAYDALLAAAFALVTASRDEGFGIPLVEAMAHGTPIVVSDIPIFREIGGEAAVYFPSDSVGEAAAAIRSLEDPDLWQRRSRLAGVQAARFDWDSSADVLLDLLERVAGARAETPTPPN